In the genome of Rhodoferax fermentans, one region contains:
- a CDS encoding lytic transglycosylase domain-containing protein, producing the protein MRPITRLAIWVHVGMLLFVAGACLSVAMAQAIPRDAHRHQLTLKREAQHVWGLNAPIATFAAQVHQESRWRESARSPVGAVGLAQFMPATSTWISGLYASLGERAPTNPTWALRALVTYDKWLSDRIKAANDCERMAFTLSAYNGGLGWVYKRQKISPTPGVCLDRTCNLNPGVAQASQAENQHYPVVILRKFEPLYASWGTRSCA; encoded by the coding sequence ATGCGGCCGATCACTCGCCTGGCCATCTGGGTGCATGTCGGCATGCTGCTCTTCGTGGCGGGCGCTTGTCTGTCTGTGGCCATGGCTCAAGCTATCCCGCGTGACGCTCACCGCCATCAGCTCACCCTCAAGCGCGAGGCCCAGCACGTCTGGGGCCTGAATGCGCCGATTGCCACCTTTGCGGCCCAGGTGCACCAGGAGAGCCGTTGGCGTGAGTCTGCGCGCAGCCCGGTTGGCGCTGTCGGCCTCGCGCAGTTCATGCCCGCCACCAGCACCTGGATCAGTGGCCTCTACGCCAGCCTGGGCGAGCGCGCCCCCACCAACCCCACATGGGCCTTGCGCGCCCTGGTTACCTATGACAAGTGGCTGTCTGACCGCATCAAGGCGGCGAACGACTGTGAGCGAATGGCCTTCACCCTCAGCGCCTACAACGGCGGCTTGGGGTGGGTTTACAAGCGCCAGAAGATCAGCCCGACACCGGGCGTGTGCCTGGACCGCACCTGCAACCTCAACCCCGGCGTGGCGCAAGCCAGCCAGGCAGAAAACCAGCATTACCCCGTGGTGATCCTGCGCAAGTTTGAGCCGCTGTACGCCAGCTGGGGCACCAGGAGCTGCGCATGA
- a CDS encoding DUF1804 family protein yields the protein MAYERSTRNKVRAKYVQGLPLATAAEACKVPYNTARNWKRQDADDGNDWDLTRNARRMTKSGVEDMANEVLGELAEQFLATLEAVKKDPKMPADKRADIMVRLMDGYNKAIGAASRAMPNANRLAVAMDVVKFLSVFIAGRYPKLREQFIEITEAAADDFVREFSGGGA from the coding sequence ATGGCTTACGAACGTTCCACCCGCAACAAGGTGCGCGCCAAGTACGTGCAGGGCCTGCCCCTGGCCACCGCTGCCGAAGCGTGCAAGGTGCCCTACAACACCGCCCGCAACTGGAAGCGCCAGGACGCTGACGACGGCAACGACTGGGACTTGACGCGCAACGCCAGGCGCATGACCAAGAGCGGTGTGGAAGACATGGCCAACGAGGTGTTGGGCGAACTCGCCGAGCAGTTCCTGGCCACACTGGAAGCCGTTAAGAAAGACCCCAAGATGCCTGCCGACAAGCGCGCCGACATCATGGTGCGCCTGATGGACGGTTACAACAAGGCCATCGGCGCCGCCAGCCGGGCCATGCCCAACGCCAACCGCCTGGCCGTGGCCATGGACGTGGTCAAGTTCCTGAGCGTGTTCATTGCGGGCCGCTACCCCAAGCTGCGCGAACAGTTCATTGAAATCACCGAAGCCGCAGCAGACGACTTTGTGCGCGAGTTCAGTGGAGGCGGTGCCTGA
- a CDS encoding phage portal protein family protein produces the protein MISTRGLVQTMKGWLGKPIAGPDTDPQKYFGTMFSLPNPDPILREMGQAEKVYYSIMADAHVMGEIRSIRGSFRSYHYRLTPGSDNDSKAAAAMELCVKWMQSLAPNDVSDWLEVMWQMTASIFTGYRVHEIVWDLVDGHYLPSMVLDRPGRRFRFDAYGAPLLISRDQWQGAPVEPYQFVVSRHMPTTDNPYGMALLSSCFWPWTFKTGGWRYFVKYCERHGLPWPVERYPAGTSEEDQDKLADALAGMIEAGYVVTEVGTGLELLTPTGGGSNLPQQNLITLCNREMSKALTSQAMIGEQLDVGARAAAETAMDRQNSVHDSDRDISAASMAQIFKWITLFNFGDGVSPPTLEFFKQEAAGKARAETYQIAANMGAKPSRKAMLNELDIPPAVDDADALLPLTARLSGVTSNKPAAAGDASQPAVDFNAVAGFTFAKAAGMTEDEAMALAADAADQAIEDNMIAPVYQMLVQFESEGKTLAEFQTALEGLVGQMDNESLREVIDRALTYSILRGAATQAN, from the coding sequence ATGATTTCTACACGCGGCCTAGTTCAAACAATGAAAGGCTGGCTCGGCAAGCCCATCGCAGGGCCTGATACCGACCCGCAAAAGTACTTTGGCACGATGTTCTCGCTGCCCAACCCCGACCCCATCCTGCGCGAGATGGGCCAGGCGGAAAAGGTCTACTACTCCATCATGGCCGACGCCCATGTCATGGGCGAAATCCGCTCTATCCGGGGCTCCTTTCGTTCTTACCACTACCGACTGACTCCCGGCAGTGACAACGACAGCAAGGCCGCAGCGGCCATGGAGCTGTGTGTTAAGTGGATGCAGTCCCTGGCACCCAATGACGTGTCTGACTGGCTGGAGGTGATGTGGCAAATGACCGCCTCCATCTTCACTGGTTACCGGGTGCATGAAATAGTCTGGGACCTGGTGGACGGTCATTACCTGCCCAGCATGGTGCTGGACCGCCCAGGTCGGCGCTTTCGCTTCGATGCCTATGGCGCGCCGCTGCTGATCTCACGCGACCAGTGGCAGGGCGCGCCGGTCGAGCCGTATCAGTTTGTGGTGTCCCGGCACATGCCCACCACTGACAACCCCTATGGCATGGCCTTGCTTTCGAGCTGCTTTTGGCCCTGGACCTTCAAGACCGGTGGCTGGCGGTATTTCGTCAAGTACTGCGAGCGCCACGGCCTGCCTTGGCCCGTGGAGCGCTATCCGGCTGGCACCAGTGAAGAAGATCAGGACAAACTGGCCGATGCACTGGCCGGGATGATTGAAGCCGGTTATGTGGTGACAGAGGTAGGCACTGGTCTGGAGCTGTTGACGCCCACAGGTGGTGGCAGCAATCTGCCACAGCAAAATTTGATCACTTTGTGCAACCGTGAAATGAGCAAGGCGCTCACCAGCCAGGCCATGATCGGCGAGCAGCTCGACGTAGGTGCCCGCGCTGCTGCAGAGACAGCGATGGATCGGCAGAACTCGGTGCATGACTCTGACCGCGATATCTCGGCGGCCAGCATGGCGCAGATTTTCAAGTGGATCACCTTGTTCAACTTCGGTGATGGCGTCTCGCCGCCAACACTGGAGTTTTTCAAGCAGGAAGCTGCTGGCAAGGCGCGGGCCGAGACCTATCAGATCGCCGCCAACATGGGTGCTAAACCCTCACGCAAGGCCATGCTGAATGAACTCGATATTCCACCTGCGGTGGATGATGCCGACGCCTTGTTGCCCCTGACTGCACGCCTTTCCGGCGTAACAAGCAACAAGCCAGCAGCTGCAGGCGACGCAAGTCAGCCAGCGGTGGACTTCAACGCCGTGGCCGGTTTCACCTTTGCCAAGGCTGCAGGCATGACAGAAGACGAAGCCATGGCGCTCGCTGCCGATGCCGCTGACCAGGCCATCGAAGACAACATGATCGCGCCCGTCTACCAGATGCTGGTGCAGTTCGAGTCCGAAGGCAAAACCCTGGCCGAGTTCCAGACCGCCCTGGAGGGCCTGGTCGGCCAGATGGACAACGAATCCCTGCGCGAAGTCATCGACCGCGCCTTGACCTATTCCATCCTGCGCGGCGCTGCCACGCAGGCCAACTGA
- a CDS encoding capsid cement protein, with translation MANILLVTNHVAEGAIVINRLVKYGATDRGILQASANTDFIIGSCMESGAAVGERQDVPRVGLGWVEAGAAIVRGSPITSDATGRAIVAAPAAGVNARIVGFADESATAAGDVIRYVIEPGVMQG, from the coding sequence ATGGCAAATATTTTGTTGGTCACCAATCACGTGGCCGAGGGTGCGATTGTTATTAATCGCTTGGTGAAGTATGGCGCGACTGATCGCGGCATTTTGCAGGCTTCGGCCAATACCGATTTCATCATCGGCAGTTGCATGGAGTCTGGCGCCGCCGTAGGTGAGCGCCAGGATGTGCCACGTGTGGGTCTGGGTTGGGTAGAGGCGGGGGCGGCGATTGTGCGCGGCTCGCCCATCACGTCTGATGCCACGGGCCGCGCGATCGTGGCGGCACCGGCTGCTGGCGTGAATGCGCGCATTGTGGGCTTTGCCGATGAGTCTGCTACTGCTGCGGGCGACGTGATCCGGTATGTGATTGAGCCGGGTGTGATGCAAGGCTGA
- the terL gene encoding phage terminase large subunit, which translates to MAKQKRLKDKEFLEELRAFADEQRRLIAAECDGFSTDHAARDQRASRAQNDFEFFGKTYFPHYIKGDPSVFHRWFYDNVPPMLDMKVGQLIEVSAPRGEAKSTLGTQLINLWLVVTERQWFLPIVMDSFDQAATMLEAIKAELESNPRLAMDFPNACGRGRVWNAGVIVTANGRKVQAFGSGKKMRGLRHGPHRPGFVTLDDIENDENVRSKEQRDKTEAWVKKVVMPLGPPDGSMHILYLNTILHHDSVANRFHQNPMWKRFKFKAIVRWPDRMDLWQEWEDVFKSEGEEAADAYYATRKKDMDQGAVVSWPTVRPLLRLMKIRASDHHAFDCEYQNDPSNEENAIFTGMQFWFEIKREWIYRGVDDPSMGRSARKGDPCCILVGASPRNELKLHIVEAILARIKPDKQIEKIIDFQREYRCITWGIEDTAFQEYFRQQIVKESAKLFVPVPAVGIHNDRDKDILIEGVAPHVNNGLILFNQRHTVFNDNVKHYPEAAHDDGPDGLQMLWKLFQKSAGGIPKIRTGKRK; encoded by the coding sequence ATGGCAAAGCAAAAACGCCTCAAGGACAAAGAGTTCCTGGAAGAGCTGCGCGCCTTTGCAGACGAACAGCGCCGCCTGATTGCAGCCGAGTGCGACGGTTTCTCTACGGACCATGCGGCACGTGATCAACGGGCCAGCCGCGCACAGAACGACTTCGAGTTCTTCGGCAAGACCTACTTCCCGCACTACATCAAGGGCGATCCGTCTGTCTTTCATCGCTGGTTCTATGACAACGTGCCACCCATGTTGGATATGAAGGTCGGCCAGCTCATCGAAGTGTCTGCCCCGCGTGGTGAGGCGAAGTCAACATTGGGTACGCAGCTGATCAACTTGTGGCTTGTGGTGACCGAGCGTCAGTGGTTCCTGCCCATCGTCATGGACAGTTTTGACCAGGCCGCCACCATGTTGGAAGCCATCAAGGCAGAGCTGGAGAGCAACCCACGTTTGGCTATGGACTTCCCCAATGCCTGTGGTCGTGGTCGAGTGTGGAATGCAGGCGTGATCGTTACAGCCAATGGCCGCAAGGTTCAAGCATTCGGCTCCGGCAAGAAAATGCGTGGCCTGCGCCACGGCCCACACCGCCCTGGCTTTGTCACTTTGGACGATATCGAAAACGATGAAAACGTCCGCTCAAAAGAGCAACGCGACAAGACCGAGGCATGGGTCAAGAAAGTGGTGATGCCGCTGGGGCCGCCCGATGGTTCCATGCACATCCTGTACCTCAACACCATCTTGCACCACGACTCAGTGGCGAACCGCTTCCACCAAAACCCTATGTGGAAGCGGTTCAAGTTCAAGGCTATCGTGCGCTGGCCTGACCGCATGGATTTATGGCAAGAATGGGAAGACGTCTTCAAAAGCGAAGGCGAGGAAGCTGCGGACGCCTACTACGCAACTCGCAAGAAAGATATGGACCAGGGCGCCGTGGTCAGCTGGCCCACCGTTCGCCCACTATTGCGCCTGATGAAGATTCGGGCCAGCGATCACCACGCCTTTGACTGCGAGTATCAGAACGACCCATCAAATGAAGAGAACGCGATCTTCACGGGAATGCAGTTCTGGTTTGAAATCAAACGTGAGTGGATTTATCGCGGTGTTGATGACCCCAGCATGGGACGCAGCGCTCGAAAGGGCGACCCCTGCTGCATCTTGGTTGGTGCCTCTCCTCGTAACGAGTTGAAGCTGCATATCGTTGAAGCCATTCTCGCCCGCATCAAACCTGATAAGCAGATCGAAAAGATCATCGACTTTCAGCGCGAATACCGATGCATCACTTGGGGCATTGAAGACACTGCCTTCCAGGAGTATTTCAGGCAGCAAATCGTCAAAGAGTCGGCGAAGCTATTTGTTCCGGTGCCCGCCGTAGGCATCCACAACGACCGGGACAAAGACATCCTGATCGAAGGTGTCGCGCCGCACGTCAATAACGGCCTGATCCTTTTCAACCAGCGCCACACCGTCTTCAACGACAACGTGAAGCACTACCCAGAGGCCGCACATGACGACGGTCCCGATGGTCTGCAAATGCTCTGGAAGCTCTTTCAAAAGAGCGCCGGGGGCATTCCCAAAATCAGAACTGGAAAAAGAAAATGA
- a CDS encoding AAA family ATPase, whose amino-acid sequence MSTPATETQNALPGMASAPTAYTPQDVSKVDAVKKWLEDRKKSRAWLSKKADIPSGTLSQILSGKYVSSPTRQLNQMLSVLDVEADRLKDGTPGYVRGSVHKLMVVVCDRTRKHQNFGVITGYVGVGKSRFCAEYHETNPMTLLVEVSPNMTPGVLMTELLEQLNNAVPAGLDRKFRELVRVLKGTNYLIVADEAEKMSSSALEHLRRLRDMAMVGVVLVGTEKLTSLIKPQHGQFDQVRSRVGMWPETIQCISRDDADDMVRAALADAGELSDDVLDTLWAYCDGSARVLNENLIPAVRDYGMGSLPLSSRMIETIAASVLFMSKPRVEVTK is encoded by the coding sequence GTGAGCACTCCCGCAACTGAAACACAGAACGCCTTGCCAGGCATGGCTAGCGCCCCGACTGCCTACACACCACAAGATGTGTCCAAGGTGGATGCGGTCAAGAAGTGGCTGGAGGACCGCAAGAAGAGCCGTGCCTGGCTGAGCAAGAAGGCCGACATCCCCAGCGGCACGCTGAGCCAGATTCTGAGCGGCAAATACGTCAGCAGCCCGACCCGCCAGCTCAATCAGATGCTGTCGGTGCTGGACGTGGAAGCTGATCGCCTGAAGGATGGCACGCCTGGCTATGTGAGGGGCAGCGTGCACAAGCTGATGGTCGTGGTGTGTGACCGCACCCGCAAGCACCAGAACTTTGGCGTGATCACCGGCTATGTGGGCGTGGGCAAAAGCCGCTTCTGTGCTGAGTACCACGAAACCAACCCGATGACGCTGCTGGTCGAAGTCAGCCCCAACATGACGCCTGGTGTGCTGATGACCGAGCTGCTGGAGCAGTTGAACAACGCGGTGCCTGCCGGGCTGGACCGCAAGTTCCGCGAGCTGGTGCGGGTGCTCAAGGGCACCAACTATCTGATCGTGGCTGATGAGGCCGAGAAGATGAGCAGCAGCGCGCTGGAACACCTGCGCCGCCTGCGCGACATGGCCATGGTAGGCGTGGTTCTGGTGGGCACCGAGAAGCTGACCAGCCTGATCAAGCCGCAGCACGGCCAGTTTGACCAGGTGCGCAGCCGGGTGGGCATGTGGCCTGAGACGATCCAGTGCATCAGTCGCGACGACGCTGACGACATGGTGCGCGCCGCCCTGGCGGATGCCGGTGAGCTGAGTGATGACGTGCTGGACACCTTGTGGGCTTATTGCGATGGCAGTGCCCGTGTCCTCAATGAGAACCTGATCCCGGCTGTACGGGACTACGGCATGGGTAGCCTGCCCCTGTCAAGCCGGATGATTGAGACGATTGCCGCCAGCGTGCTGTTCATGTCCAAGCCACGTGTCGAGGTGACGAAATGA
- a CDS encoding TraR/DksA C4-type zinc finger protein, with protein MDEKFHEQAAALEQSRRDDGLSAARRALQGKGKARCEDCREPIPRERRKAAPNAIRCVTCQTIFEKLKGRNHE; from the coding sequence GTGGATGAAAAGTTTCATGAACAAGCCGCCGCCCTGGAGCAAAGCCGCCGTGACGATGGTCTATCCGCCGCGCGCCGTGCACTGCAGGGAAAAGGCAAAGCCCGCTGTGAAGACTGCCGCGAACCGATCCCGCGCGAGCGCCGCAAAGCGGCACCCAACGCCATCAGGTGTGTCACCTGCCAAACCATTTTTGAAAAGCTAAAAGGAAGAAATCATGAGTGA
- a CDS encoding regulatory protein GemA, translated as MSKAATDVQRKRELALIHLAKATLGLSRADYEHVLRTVTGETSAADLDAAGRDKLLKHFKAKGFQVKPTLKSKQTRTAAEQPQVRKLRAMWYALAEVGAVAQPTSPGACDLLLEAWAKRQLNGTRLGPLDALRFASGEQLNKLIEEMKAWGLRVGAKIK; from the coding sequence ATGAGCAAGGCTGCAACCGATGTTCAGCGCAAGCGCGAGCTGGCCCTGATCCACCTGGCCAAGGCCACGCTTGGTCTGAGCCGGGCTGACTATGAGCACGTGTTGCGCACGGTCACGGGCGAAACCAGTGCCGCCGATCTGGATGCGGCCGGGCGTGACAAGCTGCTCAAACACTTCAAGGCCAAGGGCTTCCAGGTCAAACCGACGCTCAAGTCAAAGCAGACCCGCACGGCGGCTGAGCAGCCGCAGGTGCGCAAGCTGCGGGCCATGTGGTACGCGCTGGCTGAAGTGGGTGCGGTGGCGCAGCCGACCAGCCCTGGCGCCTGTGATCTGTTGTTAGAAGCCTGGGCCAAGCGCCAACTCAATGGCACCCGCCTGGGGCCGCTGGATGCGCTGCGGTTTGCCTCTGGCGAGCAGTTGAACAAGCTGATTGAGGAAATGAAGGCCTGGGGCCTGCGCGTGGGAGCCAAGATCAAATGA
- a CDS encoding Mu transposase C-terminal domain-containing protein produces MANTKAREQAQALATLLASATGGAGADAEAQALRSRVAAALAGAPEYVALLVVARQAGVVRPNGAIQSVPTLKRAILKHRNGGTAALLKRHQGRPMQVQEWHVRAARLWANPTKRGYADVAWKLRGEGYEVTDAQVMRYIKSLGATVASPRSADRVGKHFFKLNYKHHKRRNMDEVLVGEIYAADGHTVDAYMAHPSTGGLYRPELTLFMDVKSRYFAGWWLSEAETKESTLFALSSAMTSHDHVPAWVYTDHGSGYRAKMMSDENVGFYAKFSIATIAALPGNANGKGWIERAFRTVRDKHDKFFADGLMYCGDDMAPEINRRLSVDVEKGKRKLPSFNQYVDSLTAFIEQYHNTPMDALGGKTPAQVWAGLERVPVGIEFDAVARPSVERTVSHQEVRLDNRHYYSEMLAEWDGKKVAVEYDLHNDTKVWVRTPKGVLICEAPLVHTIGILPTDRMEERRLVRAADAVKRKQKHIAEDLARSRAPVDAASQAAAIEALTYAPSPALPAPRVDDDFKVDLLNWRKDQ; encoded by the coding sequence ATGGCAAACACAAAAGCGCGAGAACAGGCCCAGGCTTTGGCAACCTTGTTGGCAAGTGCTACGGGCGGTGCCGGTGCGGATGCAGAGGCGCAGGCACTGCGCAGCCGGGTGGCAGCAGCCCTGGCCGGTGCACCCGAGTACGTGGCACTGCTGGTGGTGGCGCGCCAGGCGGGCGTGGTGCGGCCCAATGGGGCAATACAAAGCGTGCCGACGCTCAAAAGGGCCATTTTGAAGCACCGCAACGGGGGCACAGCGGCACTGCTCAAGCGGCACCAGGGCAGACCGATGCAAGTGCAGGAATGGCATGTGCGCGCCGCCCGCCTGTGGGCCAATCCGACCAAGCGCGGCTATGCAGATGTGGCCTGGAAGCTGCGCGGCGAAGGGTATGAGGTCACGGATGCGCAAGTGATGCGCTACATCAAAAGCCTGGGTGCCACGGTGGCCAGCCCGCGCAGTGCGGACCGGGTGGGCAAACACTTTTTCAAGCTCAACTACAAGCATCACAAGCGCCGCAACATGGACGAGGTGTTGGTGGGCGAGATATACGCAGCCGATGGGCACACGGTGGACGCGTACATGGCACACCCCAGTACGGGCGGGCTGTATCGCCCCGAGCTGACCCTGTTCATGGACGTGAAGAGCCGCTACTTTGCTGGCTGGTGGCTGAGCGAGGCAGAAACAAAGGAGAGCACGCTGTTTGCGCTGAGCAGCGCCATGACAAGCCACGACCATGTGCCAGCGTGGGTTTACACAGACCACGGCTCTGGCTACCGCGCCAAGATGATGAGCGACGAGAACGTGGGCTTCTATGCCAAATTCTCCATCGCCACGATTGCCGCGCTACCCGGTAATGCCAACGGCAAGGGCTGGATTGAGCGCGCCTTTCGCACGGTGCGCGACAAGCATGACAAGTTCTTTGCCGATGGCCTGATGTATTGCGGCGACGACATGGCGCCAGAAATAAACCGCCGCCTGAGTGTTGACGTAGAGAAGGGCAAACGCAAGTTGCCCAGCTTTAACCAGTATGTGGACAGCCTGACCGCATTTATTGAGCAGTACCACAACACGCCCATGGATGCGCTGGGCGGAAAAACACCTGCGCAGGTGTGGGCGGGGTTGGAGCGCGTGCCGGTGGGCATTGAGTTTGACGCGGTGGCACGCCCCAGCGTAGAGCGCACTGTGAGTCACCAAGAGGTGCGCCTGGACAACCGGCACTACTACAGCGAAATGCTGGCCGAGTGGGACGGCAAGAAGGTGGCCGTGGAATACGACCTGCACAACGATACCAAGGTGTGGGTGCGAACACCCAAAGGCGTGCTCATCTGCGAGGCACCCCTGGTGCACACGATTGGTATTTTGCCGACCGACCGTATGGAGGAGCGGCGGCTTGTGCGTGCCGCAGATGCCGTCAAGCGCAAGCAAAAACACATTGCAGAAGACCTGGCGCGCAGCAGAGCACCCGTGGACGCCGCCAGCCAGGCCGCTGCCATTGAGGCGTTGACCTATGCCCCCAGCCCGGCGCTGCCCGCCCCGCGTGTGGATGACGATTTCAAAGTTGATCTCTTAAATTGGAGGAAAGACCAGTGA
- a CDS encoding Rha family transcriptional regulator: MTNFSLSNFNSNTLTMGSQELASLTQTRHDSVKRTIETLAQKGAVKQLPQIVEVTNHLGQRVQEYHLNQRDTMVVVARLNPQFMARVVDRWMELEAKQAPDTERVAQLEAALLRSNPQWVQTIRLRGAGLEGWEIARVLEVSRTKQEKIVRAIRAAGLGHLLPATAKPPVGHKLAAAPSTQMALEV, from the coding sequence ATGACTAATTTTTCTCTTTCAAATTTCAACAGCAACACCCTGACTATGGGCAGCCAGGAATTGGCTAGCCTCACGCAAACACGCCATGACAGCGTCAAACGAACTATCGAGACACTGGCCCAAAAAGGGGCCGTAAAGCAACTTCCACAAATTGTGGAAGTTACCAACCACCTTGGACAACGTGTGCAGGAATACCACCTGAACCAGCGTGACACGATGGTGGTGGTGGCCCGCTTGAACCCGCAATTCATGGCCCGTGTGGTAGACCGCTGGATGGAATTGGAGGCCAAACAAGCCCCCGACACTGAGCGCGTGGCCCAGCTCGAAGCGGCTTTGCTGCGCAGCAACCCGCAGTGGGTGCAGACCATCCGCCTGCGCGGCGCTGGCCTGGAGGGCTGGGAGATTGCGCGGGTGCTGGAGGTGAGCCGCACCAAGCAAGAAAAGATTGTGCGTGCCATTCGCGCCGCAGGCCTGGGGCATTTGCTGCCCGCCACCGCCAAGCCACCCGTGGGCCACAAGCTGGCTGCAGCGCCCAGCACCCAAATGGCGCTGGAGGTCTGA
- a CDS encoding helix-turn-helix domain-containing protein → MSVSFSERLRTLRVEKMQSQEAMGTLGGVSKRGQQNYEAGERLPDISYLQNLYGHFKQLQSPIDLVYLVTGETSESSELSQDERALIEAYRKAPAVGKEFIRQASGMAANVTAYNPVAPAPSDDVTIDLVADYRPNREAARAAVAPSPEAAPVKPRVKKNTPAEDNESKNDWVVPQPKIKTDSKKRA, encoded by the coding sequence ATGAGTGTTTCTTTTTCTGAGCGTCTGCGGACACTTCGTGTAGAAAAAATGCAAAGCCAAGAAGCGATGGGAACGCTGGGGGGCGTTAGCAAACGCGGCCAACAGAACTACGAGGCCGGCGAGCGCCTTCCGGACATTTCGTATTTGCAGAATCTTTATGGGCACTTCAAGCAGCTCCAGTCGCCTATTGACTTGGTTTACTTGGTCACTGGCGAGACATCTGAATCCAGTGAGCTTTCGCAAGACGAACGCGCTCTGATTGAGGCCTACCGCAAGGCCCCTGCGGTGGGCAAAGAATTCATCCGCCAAGCATCGGGCATGGCTGCCAATGTCACGGCCTACAACCCGGTTGCGCCAGCGCCTTCAGATGATGTGACGATTGACTTGGTCGCTGATTACAGGCCCAACCGTGAGGCCGCCAGAGCTGCGGTGGCGCCATCGCCCGAAGCCGCCCCGGTTAAACCTCGCGTGAAGAAGAACACACCTGCAGAAGACAATGAATCAAAGAATGATTGGGTGGTTCCGCAACCGAAAATCAAGACAGACAGCAAAAAGAGAGCGTGA
- a CDS encoding putative holin, translated as MFAIPRMLVFLVLMLLLMVLSLFLQQSQPGSLLAVTVYKSHLMALGGWGGYWLDRCLFPYDRPHQYLEIDDTPEPDDLPGEFATAVCHGGTFSQSMLRRAIIVAACLICVGLGA; from the coding sequence ATGTTTGCGATCCCGCGCATGTTGGTCTTTCTGGTGCTCATGCTGCTGTTGATGGTTTTGAGCCTCTTTCTGCAGCAATCTCAGCCCGGCAGCCTATTGGCCGTCACCGTCTACAAATCACACCTCATGGCCTTGGGCGGCTGGGGTGGCTACTGGCTTGACCGCTGCCTGTTCCCTTATGACCGCCCGCATCAGTACCTGGAGATAGACGACACGCCGGAACCGGATGATCTGCCGGGTGAATTTGCTACGGCTGTTTGTCATGGCGGCACGTTCAGTCAGTCCATGCTGCGCCGCGCCATCATCGTCGCGGCCTGTCTGATCTGCGTTGGCCTGGGGGCCTGA
- a CDS encoding DUF3164 family protein: protein MSEQKETVPAGYWKDANGSLVPVGKIKEIDKLRHQCVTGLAEAAKKASADLLSFKLCAMQEVQAFIDTSLATYDVRQGGKKGNVSLVSFDGRYKITRTMQDTIVFDERLQAAKALVDECVKAWSKGSNDNIKVLVNNAFQVDKAGAVNVGRILNLRTLEIADEKWQRAMKAIGDSMKVHSTKPYIRFYELDEQAGDYVPISLDVAAL from the coding sequence GTGAGTGAACAAAAAGAAACTGTGCCTGCTGGCTACTGGAAGGATGCCAATGGCTCCCTGGTGCCGGTGGGAAAGATCAAGGAAATCGACAAGCTGCGCCACCAGTGTGTGACCGGCCTGGCCGAAGCCGCCAAGAAGGCCAGCGCCGACCTGTTGTCTTTCAAGTTGTGCGCCATGCAGGAAGTCCAGGCGTTCATTGATACGAGCCTGGCCACCTATGACGTGCGCCAGGGCGGCAAGAAGGGCAATGTCTCTCTGGTGTCGTTTGACGGGCGCTACAAGATCACACGCACCATGCAGGACACCATCGTGTTTGACGAACGCCTGCAGGCGGCCAAGGCACTGGTGGACGAATGTGTGAAGGCCTGGAGCAAAGGCAGCAACGACAACATCAAGGTGTTGGTCAACAACGCCTTCCAGGTGGACAAAGCCGGTGCGGTCAATGTGGGCCGCATTCTGAACCTTCGCACGCTTGAGATCGCAGATGAGAAATGGCAACGGGCCATGAAGGCCATCGGCGACAGCATGAAAGTTCATTCCACCAAGCCGTATATTCGTTTTTACGAATTGGATGAGCAGGCTGGTGATTACGTGCCGATCTCACTGGATGTGGCGGCGCTATGA